In a single window of the Myxococcales bacterium genome:
- a CDS encoding endonuclease V — MRPVLEHSWNLSPKEAVELQRRLAGRVELADRFGPLRTVCGVDVSYNKADDRFFAAAAVLSYPRLELLGVATAMRPSSFPYVPGLLSFREIPVIAAALAELSAPPDLIVCDGQGYAHPRRFGLASHLGVLYDIPAIGAAKSRLVGEAPEPAVLRGSWSWLTHEGDRIGQLVRTRDRVAPLFVSPGHRVSFATARDLTLALCAKWRLPETTRRAHHAVNELRRAAGPVSRFP, encoded by the coding sequence GTGCGGCCCGTTCTCGAACACTCCTGGAACCTGTCCCCCAAGGAAGCCGTTGAACTGCAACGCCGCCTGGCCGGCCGCGTGGAATTGGCCGACCGCTTCGGCCCGCTGCGCACCGTTTGCGGCGTCGATGTTTCCTACAACAAGGCCGACGACCGCTTCTTCGCGGCGGCGGCGGTCCTTTCCTATCCGCGATTGGAATTGCTCGGCGTGGCCACGGCGATGCGGCCGAGCTCGTTTCCCTACGTGCCGGGCCTGTTGTCGTTTCGCGAAATTCCGGTGATCGCCGCCGCGCTGGCGGAACTAAGCGCACCGCCGGACCTGATCGTCTGCGATGGTCAGGGTTACGCGCACCCGCGCCGTTTCGGACTCGCCAGCCACCTCGGCGTCTTGTACGACATCCCGGCGATCGGCGCGGCGAAAAGCCGCCTGGTCGGCGAGGCTCCCGAGCCGGCGGTGCTCCGCGGGTCGTGGTCGTGGCTCACGCACGAGGGCGACCGGATCGGCCAGTTGGTGCGGACGCGCGATCGGGTCGCGCCGCTGTTCGTCAGTCCCGGCCATCGGGTTTCATTCGCGACGGCGCGCGATCTGACCCTGGCGCTGTGCGCGAAGTGGCGCCTGCCCGAAACGACGCGCCGGGCGCACCACGCGGTGAACGAATTGCGCCGCGCCGCCGGTCCCGTCAGCCGATTTCCTTGA
- a CDS encoding tetratricopeptide repeat protein — MPPLLLLLLTGACYLNALAAGFVWDDLSQVRDNPYLRSLRWVPEIFTRDLWITSGSAEFSGYYRPLQNLSYALDYALWGNRPFGFHLTNLLLHLAVCLLLYGLVRRQGFGPPAAFVFAAVFAVHPLHVEEATFIGGRGGLLSAVFLFGGLAWVQHALRQSARLFAPATAAFLSVFLAFLAKPLALLFPVVLAAAPWVVTAAESTAVKIRRSAGLLVAGGLAAGAAFSIPYLFLQVRFGDAVPGSSLSGALVRLPAIVTAYLVKIFFPIGLAIDYPPPDYGQPPAWIALFWIALILLPLAIAAFGLVHGRRWAFWLLFAPLLLCPLAGLWSGYFVVADRYAYLPVAALGALLAWPLEAAGENLRRRTAALSLAMIPVLAFGVLTIARNNVFLNQDTFWAAAERAAPLRPKVVEGVAARLARQGRLAETIAYLEAVTARLPDNANLRLELAMYLFDAGRTDESQRLTEAVVREKPHLAKALWHLSQLSFARRDYPTALRLTRRLLAENPRDLDALVNLAVLLKLADQPQQALAALDDVLAQSPLHGLANLYKGMMLFEAGRRREAIVFLRQGLAANPGHAKAQEMLREAETGGI; from the coding sequence TTGCCACCGTTATTGCTCTTGCTGCTGACCGGCGCCTGCTACCTCAACGCGCTCGCGGCCGGTTTCGTCTGGGACGACCTCTCGCAGGTACGCGACAATCCGTATCTCCGCTCACTGCGCTGGGTGCCGGAAATTTTCACCCGCGACCTGTGGATCACGTCGGGCAGCGCCGAATTCTCCGGCTACTACCGGCCGTTGCAAAACCTTTCCTACGCGCTGGATTACGCGCTCTGGGGAAACCGGCCGTTCGGTTTCCACCTCACGAACCTGTTGTTGCATCTAGCGGTCTGCCTGTTGCTCTATGGGCTGGTCCGCCGGCAGGGTTTCGGTCCGCCGGCCGCCTTCGTTTTCGCCGCGGTGTTCGCCGTTCACCCGTTGCACGTCGAGGAAGCGACCTTCATCGGCGGGCGCGGCGGTTTGCTGTCCGCCGTTTTTCTCTTCGGCGGCCTGGCCTGGGTGCAACATGCTCTGCGACAATCCGCGCGGCTGTTCGCGCCGGCGACGGCGGCGTTTCTGTCCGTTTTCCTCGCCTTCCTGGCCAAACCGCTCGCTTTGTTGTTTCCCGTGGTGTTGGCGGCCGCGCCCTGGGTCGTCACCGCCGCGGAAAGTACGGCGGTCAAAATCCGCCGCTCGGCGGGACTGCTGGTGGCCGGGGGTTTGGCGGCCGGCGCGGCGTTCAGCATCCCCTACCTTTTTTTGCAAGTGCGTTTCGGCGATGCCGTGCCCGGTTCGTCCCTGTCGGGCGCCCTCGTCCGGCTGCCGGCGATCGTCACGGCCTACCTGGTGAAAATCTTTTTCCCGATCGGATTGGCGATCGATTATCCGCCGCCCGACTACGGCCAGCCACCGGCCTGGATCGCCCTGTTCTGGATCGCCCTGATTTTATTGCCGCTCGCGATCGCCGCGTTCGGCCTGGTTCATGGCCGGCGCTGGGCGTTCTGGCTTTTATTCGCGCCGCTTTTGCTTTGCCCTCTGGCCGGATTATGGAGCGGCTATTTCGTCGTCGCCGACCGCTATGCCTATCTGCCGGTCGCCGCATTGGGGGCGCTTCTCGCCTGGCCCCTGGAAGCCGCCGGGGAAAATCTCCGGCGGCGGACAGCCGCTTTGTCGCTGGCGATGATCCCGGTTCTGGCCTTCGGCGTCCTGACCATCGCCCGCAACAACGTGTTTCTGAACCAGGACACGTTCTGGGCCGCCGCCGAACGCGCCGCGCCGCTACGACCCAAGGTCGTCGAGGGGGTCGCCGCCCGACTCGCGCGACAGGGCCGCCTGGCCGAAACCATCGCTTATCTGGAAGCGGTCACGGCGCGGCTTCCCGACAACGCGAATCTTCGCCTCGAACTGGCGATGTATTTGTTCGACGCCGGCCGGACTGACGAATCGCAGCGGCTGACCGAGGCGGTCGTGCGGGAAAAGCCGCACCTCGCCAAGGCGCTCTGGCACCTCAGCCAGTTGTCTTTTGCCCGCCGCGATTATCCGACCGCGCTGCGCCTGACCCGCCGGCTCCTAGCTGAAAATCCACGCGACCTGGACGCGCTGGTTAACCTCGCGGTGTTGCTGAAGTTGGCCGATCAACCGCAACAAGCGCTGGCTGCGCTGGACGACGTGCTGGCCCAAAGCCCACTGCACGGCCTGGCCAATCTTTACAAGGGCATGATGTTGTTCGAAGCGGGACGACGCCGGGAAGCGATCGTTTTTCTGCGGCAAGGCCTCGCGGCGAACCCCGGTCACGCCAAAGCGCAAGAAATGTTGCGGGAAGCGGAAACGGGCGGGATTTAG
- a CDS encoding transcriptional regulator, with product MSKTRIIKRYQNRKLYDTEASAYVTLDDISQMIKAGIDVKVVDNKSKKDLTSLTLTQIIFEEEKKQKSILPLTALKRIIATSGESISDFVDRHIIPGLHSFSQARREMDKYVNRLVKRGKLEPEEGKRMLTDLFAGGQKGLEEVYSRIDERVTELMDLLKSMASLNRDLTELEGRIEELEKRLAEKEGRR from the coding sequence ATGTCGAAAACGCGAATCATCAAGCGGTATCAAAACCGCAAATTGTACGACACCGAAGCGTCGGCCTACGTGACGTTGGACGACATCTCCCAAATGATCAAGGCCGGGATCGACGTCAAGGTGGTCGACAACAAATCCAAGAAAGACCTGACGAGCCTGACGCTGACCCAGATCATCTTCGAGGAAGAAAAAAAGCAGAAGAGCATTCTGCCGTTGACCGCGCTCAAACGGATCATCGCCACCAGCGGCGAGTCGATCAGCGATTTCGTCGATCGCCACATCATTCCGGGCCTGCACAGTTTCTCCCAGGCCCGCCGTGAAATGGACAAGTACGTCAACCGCCTCGTCAAACGCGGTAAGCTCGAGCCCGAAGAGGGCAAGCGCATGTTGACGGACCTGTTCGCCGGCGGTCAGAAAGGCCTGGAAGAGGTTTACTCGCGGATCGACGAGCGAGTGACGGAACTGATGGATCTGCTCAAATCGATGGCCTCGCTCAACCGCGATCTGACGGAACTCGAAGGCCGCATCGAGGAACTGGAAAAGCGGCTCGCTGAAAAAGAAGGTCGACGCTAA
- the dut gene encoding dUTP diphosphatase — protein MTRIRVAVQRLPHAAGLPLPTYQTAGAAGLDLLAAVADSLVLPPGGRALIPTGLIIAVPPGYEAQVRMRSGLALRHGLVLPNAPGTIDSDYRGEVQVIVANLGAEPVTIRRGDRIAQLILAPVVQLDWDEREELPATDRGGGGFGSTGQ, from the coding sequence ATGACGCGTATTCGCGTGGCCGTGCAGCGGCTGCCGCACGCGGCCGGTTTGCCCCTGCCCACCTACCAGACGGCCGGCGCGGCGGGCCTGGACCTGCTGGCGGCGGTCGCCGATTCCCTCGTCCTGCCGCCCGGCGGCCGCGCGTTGATTCCCACCGGCCTGATCATCGCCGTACCGCCCGGTTACGAGGCGCAGGTGCGCATGCGCAGCGGCCTGGCGTTGCGCCACGGCCTCGTGCTGCCCAACGCGCCGGGCACGATCGACAGCGATTACCGCGGCGAGGTGCAGGTCATCGTGGCCAACCTCGGCGCCGAACCCGTGACGATCCGACGCGGCGACCGCATCGCCCAGCTCATCCTCGCCCCGGTCGTGCAACTGGACTGGGACGAACGAGAAGAACTGCCGGCGACCGATCGCGGCGGCGGCGGGTTCGGCTCCACCGGCCAGTAA
- a CDS encoding methyltransferase domain-containing protein, translating to MKPRVVTPVLAQAAGEPPKTIEEYIGRLATENPAVSVARMVSPSGWSEPAQTPEFDEYTVVLRGEVRAETNVGILVAGPGQAIVAPRGNRIRYFTPGPGGAEYVAVCCPAFSPELVRREAAETSAGAPGQVLEGTPPEKFDVEAYDDLPLWSAPFGLTLLETVRLRRDILALDIGSGAGFPLVELAQRLGAGSRVIGLDPWTGGWPRIRRKLRAWQVGNVRLLEGRAEAIPLADAVVDLLVSNNGFNNVADPERALTECARVARPGAQLVFTFNLPESMTEVYRTLEAILKESGDTAGLDRLPAHIFSKRKPLAWMLDRARRAGFDITGVAERQFTWRFSGAQALFAHGFWRLAFIPTWREIVSAERRTEVFAELEKRLDRLAAAADGLTLTIPYACVDGVRVAGGR from the coding sequence ATGAAACCAAGAGTAGTGACGCCGGTCTTGGCGCAAGCCGCGGGTGAGCCGCCCAAGACGATCGAGGAATACATCGGCCGGTTGGCGACGGAGAACCCGGCGGTCAGCGTCGCGCGGATGGTCAGCCCGTCCGGTTGGAGCGAGCCGGCGCAAACGCCGGAATTCGACGAATACACGGTGGTGTTACGCGGCGAAGTCCGCGCCGAAACGAATGTCGGGATTCTCGTCGCCGGTCCGGGGCAGGCGATCGTCGCGCCACGCGGCAACCGCATCCGCTATTTCACGCCGGGACCGGGTGGCGCCGAATACGTGGCGGTCTGTTGCCCGGCGTTCAGCCCGGAACTGGTGCGCCGCGAGGCGGCCGAAACATCCGCCGGCGCTCCCGGACAAGTTCTCGAGGGAACCCCGCCGGAAAAATTCGACGTGGAGGCCTACGACGATCTGCCGCTCTGGTCGGCGCCGTTCGGCCTGACGCTGCTGGAAACCGTGCGGCTGCGCCGTGATATCCTCGCGCTTGATATCGGCAGCGGCGCCGGCTTTCCGCTGGTCGAGTTGGCGCAACGGTTGGGCGCGGGCAGCCGGGTGATCGGCCTGGACCCGTGGACTGGAGGCTGGCCGCGCATTCGCCGGAAGTTGCGCGCCTGGCAGGTCGGCAACGTGCGGCTTCTCGAGGGTCGCGCCGAGGCGATCCCGCTTGCCGACGCCGTGGTTGATTTACTGGTTTCCAACAACGGCTTCAACAACGTGGCGGACCCGGAACGCGCGCTGACCGAATGCGCGCGGGTCGCCCGGCCGGGCGCGCAGTTGGTGTTCACGTTCAATCTGCCCGAGAGCATGACCGAGGTATACCGGACGTTGGAAGCGATCTTGAAGGAATCCGGCGACACCGCCGGCCTCGACCGCCTGCCGGCGCACATTTTTTCCAAGCGCAAACCGCTGGCCTGGATGCTGGACCGGGCGCGTCGCGCCGGTTTCGACATCACCGGCGTCGCGGAACGCCAGTTCACCTGGCGATTTTCCGGGGCGCAAGCCCTGTTCGCGCACGGTTTTTGGCGGTTGGCGTTCATTCCCACCTGGCGGGAGATCGTGTCGGCCGAACGCCGCACGGAAGTTTTCGCCGAATTGGAAAAACGCCTCGACCGGCTGGCCGCCGCGGCGGACGGTCTGACGCTGACGATTCCCTATGCCTGCGTGGACGGCGTCCGAGTGGCGGGCGGCCGGTGA